A single Vespula vulgaris chromosome 3, iyVesVulg1.1, whole genome shotgun sequence DNA region contains:
- the LOC127062233 gene encoding probable citrate synthase 2, mitochondrial isoform X1 — protein MIRRLFKQLRYCLRNDRSIGITIRPKLTSTVTSSVVFRSLADASTDLKKVLSEKIPKEQERIKSFRKSYGSTKVGDVTVDMIYGGMRGIKGLVWEPSVLDPEEGIRFRGKSIPECQKILPKASGGEEPLPEGLFWLLITGEVPTEKQVQAISQEWAARGALPPHVVKIMNTFPKNLHPMTQFSAAITILNSESEFVKAYNKGVHKTKYWESVYEDTMNLIAKLPAVAATIYRNLYRGGNGPGAVDPSKDWAWNFTNMLSYDDPQFVELMRLYLTIHADHEGGNVSAHTTHLVGSALSDAYLSLAAGMNGLAGPLHGLANQEVLIWLEKLRSQVGENPSDEKLKDFIWNTLKSGQVVPGYGHAVLRKTDPRYTCQREFALKHLPDDSLFKLVAQVYKVVPPILLETGKVKNPWPNVDAHSGVLLQYYGMKEMNFYTVLFGVSRALGVLSSLVWSRALGLPIERPKSLSTDLLMKAVK, from the exons AAATTGACAAGCACGGTTACGAGCTCTGTGGTCTTTCGATCGTTAGCCGATGCTTCTACCGACCTTAAGAAAGTTTTATCCGAGAAGATACCCAAGGAGCAAGAACGCATAAAATCTTTTCGCAAGAGTTATGGCTCTACCAAAGTTGGAGATGTCACCGTCGATATG ATATACGGTGGGATGCGCGGTATCAAAGGATTAGTCTGGGAACCTTCCGTACTCGATCCCGAAGAAGGTATTAGATTTCGTGGTAAATCGATCCCCGAGTGCCAGAAGATCCTTCCAAAGGCTAGCGGAGGCGAGGAACCACTACCGGAAGGTCTTTTCTGGCTTCTGATAACCGGAGAGGTTCCAACCGAGAAACAAGTCCAAGCGATCTCGCAGGAATGGGCAGCGAGGGGTGCCCTACCGCCGCACGTGGTCAAGATCATGAACACTTTCCCAAAGAACCTGCATCCTATGACGCAGTTCTCAGCGGCTATCACTATATTGAACAGCGAGAGCGAATTCGTGAAAGCGTACAATAAAGGAGTCCATAAGACCAAGTATTGGGAATCGGTTTACGAGGATACGATGAATTTAATCGCCAAATTGCCCGCCGTTGCCGCTACGATATATCGGAACCTTTACAGAGGCGGCAACGGTCCGGGTGCCGTCGACCCCTCCAAAGACTGGGCGTGGAATTTCACGAACATGCTCAGTTACGACGATCCTCAATTCGTCGAGCTTATGAGGCTCTACCTCACCATCCATGCCGATCACGAGGGTGGAAACGTTTCGGCCCATACCACTCATTTGGTAGGCTCGGCCTTGTCCGACGCTTATCTGTCCTTGGCAGCTGGCATGAACGGCTTGGCCGGTCCGCTTCACGGTTTGGCGAACCAAGAGGTGTTGATATGGTTGGAAAAGTTACGTTCCCAAGTAGGAGAGAATCCTAGCGACGAGAAGCTCAAAGACTTCATCTGGAATACCCTCAAGAGCGGCCAAGTGGTGCCTGGTTACGGTCACGCTGTACTCAGGAAAACCGATCCCAGATATACGTGTCAGAGGGAGTTCGCTTTGAAACATTTGCCCGACGATTCCCTCTTCAAG TTGGTCGCTCAAGTCTACAAGGTCGTACCTCCTATTCTCCTTGAAACCGGAAAAGTGAAGAATCCATGGCCAAACGTGGACGCTCATTCGGGTGTACTTTTGCAATACTACGGTATgaaggaaatgaatttctacACCGTTCTCTTCGGTGTGTCGCGCGCTTTGGGCGTCCTCTCATCCTTGGTTTGGTCTCGTGCTCTTGGCTTACCCATCGAAAGGCCCAAATCTTTGAGCACCGATCTACTGATGAAGGCCGTCAAATAA
- the LOC127062233 gene encoding probable citrate synthase 2, mitochondrial isoform X2, which translates to MALFRFSSKRCLELQKLTSTVTSSVVFRSLADASTDLKKVLSEKIPKEQERIKSFRKSYGSTKVGDVTVDMIYGGMRGIKGLVWEPSVLDPEEGIRFRGKSIPECQKILPKASGGEEPLPEGLFWLLITGEVPTEKQVQAISQEWAARGALPPHVVKIMNTFPKNLHPMTQFSAAITILNSESEFVKAYNKGVHKTKYWESVYEDTMNLIAKLPAVAATIYRNLYRGGNGPGAVDPSKDWAWNFTNMLSYDDPQFVELMRLYLTIHADHEGGNVSAHTTHLVGSALSDAYLSLAAGMNGLAGPLHGLANQEVLIWLEKLRSQVGENPSDEKLKDFIWNTLKSGQVVPGYGHAVLRKTDPRYTCQREFALKHLPDDSLFKLVAQVYKVVPPILLETGKVKNPWPNVDAHSGVLLQYYGMKEMNFYTVLFGVSRALGVLSSLVWSRALGLPIERPKSLSTDLLMKAVK; encoded by the exons AAATTGACAAGCACGGTTACGAGCTCTGTGGTCTTTCGATCGTTAGCCGATGCTTCTACCGACCTTAAGAAAGTTTTATCCGAGAAGATACCCAAGGAGCAAGAACGCATAAAATCTTTTCGCAAGAGTTATGGCTCTACCAAAGTTGGAGATGTCACCGTCGATATG ATATACGGTGGGATGCGCGGTATCAAAGGATTAGTCTGGGAACCTTCCGTACTCGATCCCGAAGAAGGTATTAGATTTCGTGGTAAATCGATCCCCGAGTGCCAGAAGATCCTTCCAAAGGCTAGCGGAGGCGAGGAACCACTACCGGAAGGTCTTTTCTGGCTTCTGATAACCGGAGAGGTTCCAACCGAGAAACAAGTCCAAGCGATCTCGCAGGAATGGGCAGCGAGGGGTGCCCTACCGCCGCACGTGGTCAAGATCATGAACACTTTCCCAAAGAACCTGCATCCTATGACGCAGTTCTCAGCGGCTATCACTATATTGAACAGCGAGAGCGAATTCGTGAAAGCGTACAATAAAGGAGTCCATAAGACCAAGTATTGGGAATCGGTTTACGAGGATACGATGAATTTAATCGCCAAATTGCCCGCCGTTGCCGCTACGATATATCGGAACCTTTACAGAGGCGGCAACGGTCCGGGTGCCGTCGACCCCTCCAAAGACTGGGCGTGGAATTTCACGAACATGCTCAGTTACGACGATCCTCAATTCGTCGAGCTTATGAGGCTCTACCTCACCATCCATGCCGATCACGAGGGTGGAAACGTTTCGGCCCATACCACTCATTTGGTAGGCTCGGCCTTGTCCGACGCTTATCTGTCCTTGGCAGCTGGCATGAACGGCTTGGCCGGTCCGCTTCACGGTTTGGCGAACCAAGAGGTGTTGATATGGTTGGAAAAGTTACGTTCCCAAGTAGGAGAGAATCCTAGCGACGAGAAGCTCAAAGACTTCATCTGGAATACCCTCAAGAGCGGCCAAGTGGTGCCTGGTTACGGTCACGCTGTACTCAGGAAAACCGATCCCAGATATACGTGTCAGAGGGAGTTCGCTTTGAAACATTTGCCCGACGATTCCCTCTTCAAG TTGGTCGCTCAAGTCTACAAGGTCGTACCTCCTATTCTCCTTGAAACCGGAAAAGTGAAGAATCCATGGCCAAACGTGGACGCTCATTCGGGTGTACTTTTGCAATACTACGGTATgaaggaaatgaatttctacACCGTTCTCTTCGGTGTGTCGCGCGCTTTGGGCGTCCTCTCATCCTTGGTTTGGTCTCGTGCTCTTGGCTTACCCATCGAAAGGCCCAAATCTTTGAGCACCGATCTACTGATGAAGGCCGTCAAATAA
- the LOC127062253 gene encoding ADP-ribosylation factor-like protein 5B, which translates to MGLLFAKLWSFFGNEEHKIVMVGLDNAGKTTILYQFLMNEVVHTSPTIGSNVEEVVWKNIHFIMWDLGGQQSLRAAWSTYYTNTEFIIMVIDSTDRERLGVIREELYSMLNHEELSKANVLVYANKQDLKGSMTAAEISRQLDLTSIKKHQWHIQSCCALTGEGLYQGLEWIVGRLKKT; encoded by the exons ATGGGATTGCTATTTGCTAAGTTGTGGAGTTTCTTTGGTAATGAAG AACATAAAATTGTTATGGTAGGATTGGATAATGCCGGTAAAACAAccatattatatcaatttttaatgaacgaAGTTGTTCATACGTCGCCGACTATTGGTTCAAACGTAGAAGAAGTAGTATGGAAGAATATTCATTTCATAATGTGGGATCTAGGGGGACAGCAGAGCTTGAGGGCCGCATGGTCAACTTATTACACGAATAcagaatttataattatggTTATAGACAGTACGGATAGAGAAAGACTTGGTGTAATAAGAGAAGAATTATATTCTATGTTAAATCACGAGGAACTTAGCAAAGCCAACGTTTTAGTTTATGCTAATAAGCAGGACTTGAAGGGTAGTATGACAGCCGCCGAAATTTCAAGGCAACTAGATTTGACATCAATCAAAAAACATCAGTGGCACATACAAAGCTGTTGTGCTCTCACGGGAGAAgg GCTCTATCAAGGACTGGAATGGATCGTTGGACGTCTCAAGAAGACATGA
- the LOC127062235 gene encoding 6-phosphogluconate dehydrogenase, decarboxylating codes for MTQPTADIALIGLAVMGQNLILNMNDHGFVVCAYNRTTDKVKAFLENEAKGTKIIGAFSLQEMVSKLKSPRRVMLLVKAGSAVDAFIEQLVPLLSPGDIIIDGGNSEYQDTEKRTIYLEKKGIFFVGSGVSGGEDGARYGPSLMPGGNPKAWPHIKQIFQAICAKADGEPCCDWVGETGAGHFVKMVHNGIEYGDMQLICEAYHIMRDGLQLNQEEMSKVFNEWNKGELDSFLIEITRDILKYKDEKGYLLERIRDTAGQKGTGKWTAIAALDYGIPVTLIGESVFARCLSSLKNERLEANKVLQGPDTLYQGDKKQFLEHLRKALYASKIISYAQGFMLLREAAQIHKWNLNYGGIALMWRGGCIIRSAFLGNIKLAFDKNPKLSNLLLDDFFAKAMKECQNSIRVVVSNAVTLGIPTPALSTALAFYDGFRTARLPANLLQAQRDYFGAHTYELIGQEGKFVHTNWTGHGGNVSASTYDA; via the exons atgacgCAACC cACTGCGGATATCGCATTAATCGGCCTAGCCGTTATGGGGCAAAATCTTATTTTGAATATGAATGATCACGGCTTTGTCGTTTGTGCCTACAATCGTACGACGGATAAAGTAAAAGCTTTTCTTGAAAATGAAGCTAAGGGCACGAAAATCATTGGCGCATTTAGTTTACAAGAAATGGTTAGTAAACTTAAATCTCCAAGGAGAGTAATGTTATTAGTTAAAG CTGGCTCCGCCGTAGACGCGTTTATAGAGCAACTTGTGCCTTTATTATCTCCCGGAGATATTATCATCGATGGTGGTAATTCCGAATATCAAGATACTGAAAAAAGGACGatatatttggaaaaaaaaggaatattttttgtCGGAAGTGGAGTAAGCGGAGGAGAAGACGGAGCACGATATGGGCCATCTCTAATGCCTGGCGGTAATCCTAAAGCTTGGCCGCATATCAAGCAAATCTTCCaa GCGATATGCGCTAAGGCTGACGGGGAACCATGTTGCGATTGGGTAGGTGAAACTGGTGCAGGACACTTTGTAAAAATGGTACACAACGGTATAGAATATGGTGACATGCAACTTATTTGCGAAGCGTATCATATCATGAGAGATGGTTTACAACTGAATCAAGAAGAAATGAGCAAGGTTTTCAACGaatggaacaaaggagaaCTGGATTCATTTCTTATTGAAATCACTAGAGACATTCTTAAATACAAGGACGAGAAGGGCTATTTGTTAGAACGTATCAGAGATACAGCGGGACAAAAAGGAACTGGTAAATGGACGGCTATAGCGGCATTGGATTATGGAATACCTGTCACATTAATCGGAGAGTCAGTTTTTGCAAGATGCCTTTCCTCtctgaaaaatgaaagattagAAGCAAACAAAGTGTTGCAAGGGCCTGATACTTTGTACCAAGGTGACAAAAAGCAGTTCTTAGAACATTTACGAAAAGCTTTATACGCGTCGAAAATTATATCTTATGCGCAAGGCTTCATGTTACTGAGAGAAGCTGCCCAAATTCACAAGTGGAATTTAAATTATGGCGGTATAGCGCTTATGTGGAGAGGTGGATGTATTATAAgaag TGCTTTTTTGGGAAATATAAAGTTGGCTTTTGATAAAAATCCGAAACTTTCCAATTTACTGTTGGACGACTTTTTTGCCAAAGCAATGAAGGAATGTCAGAATAGCATTAGAGTTGTCGTTTCTAATGCTGTGACCCTTGGAATACCAACCCCTGCATTATCAACGGCATTAGCATTTTATGACGGGTTTAGAACTGCTCGATTGCCAGCTAATTTGCTTCAAGCGCAAAGAGATTATTTTGGAGCACATACGTACGAATTAATCGGTCAAGAAGGTAAATTTGTACACACAAACTGGACCGGTCATGGAGGAAACGTGTCTGCTTCGACATACGATGCTTGa
- the LOC127062250 gene encoding INO80 complex subunit E, translated as MLEGWYCRSIANNNADAEEDDEESPEEEVPNYKDQYRNLKRKLKFLIYENECFQEALRSTQRKLLKVNRDKSFLLDRLLQYEKVDTSFSESDETESSDEEVARLDTSKRKKIEMNVGNHISHHPSTVTKPLNTSKKKKATPKVSKTNNIPAVQATNNMVPMSLMSDGHMTPEEVERHLESRQTFIELVPEKAPPTVPTEMFSNDPSLDSESNEIGELETSPSNMGEDCLSMDMMAE; from the exons ATGTTGGAAGGATGGTATTGTCGTTCTATCGCAAACAACAATGCAGATGCGGAAGAAGATGACGAGGAAAGCCCAGAAGAGGAAGTACCTAACTACAAGGATCAGTATCGAAATCTTAagcgaaaattaaaatttttgatttat GAAAATGAATGTTTTCAAGAAGCTTTAAGATCCACTCAAAGAAAACTACTTAAAGTAAACAGAGACAAAAGCTTCTTATTGGACAGGTTGTTGCAATACGAAAAGGTAGATACATCATTTAGCGAAAGCGATGAAACAGAATCGTCCGACGAAGAAGTTGCTAGGCTCGATACGTCCAAGAG aaaaaagatagaaatgaaTGTTGGTAATCATATTTCGCATCATCCGTCTACGGTTACGAAACCCCTTAATAccagcaaaaagaaaaaagctacGCCAAAAGTGTCAAAAACAAATAACATACCTGca gTACAAGCGACTAACAATATGGTACCAATGTCTTTAATGTCGGACGGACATATGACACCCGAAGAAGTAGAAAGGCATTTGGAGTCTCGTCAAACGTTTATAGAACTTGTTCCAGAAAAAGCACCACCTACGGTTCCAACAGAAATGTTTAGTAATGACCCTTCGCTAGATAG TGAATCCAATGAAATTGGCGAGTTAGAAACGTCTCCCAGTAATATGGGTGAAGATTGTCTCAGTATGGACATGATGGCTGAGTGA
- the LOC127062254 gene encoding E3 ubiquitin-protein ligase MARCHF3-like: MGAIHVKCLEHWLEESNRNSCELCGHVFQVERTPRYKAITSIIIWLCVSQHQRQLYMRNLRTDLLRCIIVTPVTIICSYICVVGADFYAMNNYNNFPPARWTTYSLLVMMALLIFSYFLWIYMAVQNHQKIWFYWWQKTSAVKITLPLQNRTSINYKSNISQV; the protein is encoded by the coding sequence ATGGGTGCTATTCATGTCAAATGTTTGGAACATTGGTTAGAGGAAAGCAATAGAAATAGTTGCGAATTGTGTGGACACGTATTTCAAGTTGAACGCACACCACGTTATAAAGCTATtacatctattattatttggtTGTGCGTTAGTCAACATCAACGTCAATTATACATGCGCAATTTGAGAACAGATTTACTTCGCTGTATCATTGTCACACCAGTGACTATAATATGTTCATACATTTGCGTGGTTGGTGCTGATTTTTACgcaatgaataattataataattttcccCCAGCACGATGGACTACTTATTCTTTGCTAGTAATGATGGCATTACtaattttctcatattttctaTGGATATACATGGCAGTTCAAAATCATCAAAAAATTTGGTTCTATTGGTGGCAGAAAACGAGCGCAGTGAAAATTACATTGCCTTTGCAGAATAGAACTTCAATAAACtataaatctaatatatcACAAGTTTGA